The DNA sequence ATGAAATCTTCAGAGTAAGGTTTCTCACTTGGTTCAGCCTCAAGGCTACTCAGCAGGAGAGAAGGGTGGTTAGTGCTTTTGTTGATGCATTGATTGATGACCCAGCAAGCTTAGCAGACCAGCTCATACACACTTTCAGCGACGAGATATGTTGCGAGCCAAAATCTTAGTGAGGATGAATATGTTCtacattaaaaatttgttttggtcAGAGTCCACCAACTCTATATGGCACTGGAAGCTTGGATAGAAAGTTTGTAATGCTTTGTGGGAGTTATAGGTACTGTCCAGAGATATCAGGTTTTTCAAGTGTTCATTTGTTCTTCATGGAGGAAGTTGTTCAAGGTCTCTATACCATTTAAGTTTCGATTACGTATTGTGCAGACTAATTGCTGGATAGTGGTGCATAATGATTAATTCTTATTTATCATATATCCCTCACCAAAGCACTCTAGCTTAAATTTCTCTTCATATTCTATTGGTTATCATATTCTAATTCTaaaggtttaaattttttttttcttgttggcattttttcctttttttttgtaagttcttttttttttttttaattttagttcttataaatttgtgtttttttaactttggtCTTTGTTAGCACAAACTTATGggaactataaataaataaattagaatcttaaaataactaaaattaaaaaaaaatatagacttACAaagactaaagaaaaaaaaacttataagaatcaaaattaaaaaaacactaatttacaaatattaaaattagaaaaatcattttagaaggaccataaattaaaaaacactcACTCTTGCAggaaacaaaaacattaaagccAATTCTAAAATGTAAAAACACTACCCCGGGATAGCCAAAAGTGAGATGACTGTTATTTCAAATATTATCATACAAATTAAATCATTTGTTACacaaatacttaaaataaacaaaattaaggaATCATGATAAATCATagggaaaatttatttttagtctataTTATCAAACGTAGTCCAGGTCTACGTATTTTTATATTGATCAATTTGGTtctcattttaaataatttttaggaaaaaaagaaCTAAAGTTACGTGCTTTTATCTAATATAACCTTTTTTGCAAgttctataaaatttgaagatcAAATTCATCATGAAAATATAGACATTGACTATGATTgactgaaaatataaatactaaaacacttttttcctaaataataaatcaagCTCACCTACATAATCAACGTCAACTTAGAAGCAAAACGGAGACAACATTTTGTAGAATGTTTTACCCCCCAAAAAACCTCCCAAATGGTTTTACACTaagaaaaatgagttttaaagTCTAAAAAAACGCTATCGCACGAAAAGCCTCTGTTTTCATTATTGAAAACCGCTGTTATCTAATCCCATGGCAGCCTGGGCTTTCCAAAATAACTTCTATGATTCTATTCGTCTATATGTCTCTGGCTTGCCTAAATAATATTACTTTGTAATATTAATACAAAAGATTAACAGTGGTTTAAAATGTCAAACGTGCAAATGCGATGTTATAGTCATAGTGTAATTTGAAAAGCACTTCAATAATACCCTAGCGGCCAATTAAATGCTAACTGTGAGTGATTTCACCCCATACCTGTGCTCAACATGTGATTGTAGTTTTTGCAGTTTCTACTTTAAGTCAAATTATGCAAGGACTTTTTATCTGCACTAGTACATTTACAGTGTATTTCAGATAgtacaaaattaattagatgTCAACTGATCAAACCGTGCCAAGTAACCCGAACACATCCCTAAAATTTTCTCATGATGTTTGGTGTATCAATACAAACAGTAACACCAAACAGCTGACCCCCTTGGCATTCATCTATGAAATGACTTGTAATTTATTCAGTTTTTTTTCACTGGTTGGAAATTCGTTTCCCTCTGTAACATCATGAAGGGCCCTTCATGAAACGATCAGCTGTCATCATCATACATTTTCTGCATCATTGGCAGCTTCATTGAATGCAGAAGCCAAGTACTCAGCAAGGCTTGGTTCGGAACTGGACTTGACAGAAGCAGCAGATGATCCCTCCCCTTTTGTACTTGATGCTTTTGAAATCCAGGGTTGTGAATTCAGAGGTACACGTGAAGTGTTTAAATATCCATCATTTGCCTTCCATATAATAGGTTCTAAATGCTCCCATGGATCTTCAACCATGGACCTCTTGTAAAATCGGTCTGGACCATGAACTGTGTTTTCGTTGGACCGATGACCATGAAAATTCGGTCCTTGTCCACTACCCCATCCTGAAACAGGGCTTCCCGTGTTGCGCCAGAAACCCCTGCCTCGCCCTTGACCAGGGCTAGGACTGTTCCTGTATCCTGGAGAAGGATTGGGACTGTAACTGGGCATAGGGCAGTTACTGTATCCTGGAGAGGGATTAGGACTGTAACTGGGCCTAGGACTGTTCACGTATCCTGGATAAGGAGGATTAGGACTGTAACTGGGCTGGTGAGCTATGCCCTGGGCAGTGTTATATAATGGACCACCCGATGGTTCAAATCTAGGACTTGGATAAGTACCACCACTTGATGGATGTAACGGAAAGTTATAGTGAGCAGGACCACCAGGTCCACTCCAAACTGGGTTTCTATATGCTGCTGGCGATGCTTGAATGGGATGTGGAGTCATCTGTGGATTTTTTGATTCTGTTATTTTCAGTCAATGAATGAGAATTGTCAGAGGAAAAGGTAAAGGTAAATCTAGATAGTGATCCGAGTACATGAGAGAAATTCCAGGTAATTAATACTAAAGACATAAAGTACAATTACTCATAAAAAGCAATGCTGCCTACCTTTATTCAACcattattgtaataaaaatcAACCAGAGAAACTTCTCATACATTAAGGAGTAGCATGAAGTTTTAGTACTTGAAAGATTGGGATTCAACCAAGTCCTTTAGGCTAAATTGATATGGTTAACATAATCTTTGGAATACTAGACTTCCTTCTTAATCtagtcaaaatttaaaagagTAGATCATAGTCAATTGATGTAAATAATCTTCTGAGAACTTATTCAATGtaaactaaatatttgaattgaaaaaatatcaGTCCACTTGCTAAAAAGGTGTCAGAGGGGAAGGGGTGTTGAGGGATTGTGAAGTCCTTAGTCTGCATGCATGGATGTAGTATAAGAAATATTCAGCATAAGTCAGGTTTACTATCTTAATGTTACATGAATCTACAAGATTCTGATTGGATAGTTAGTTACAAATCTCAAATTAAAGGATACCAACCATCAGGTAAAAAGTAACGGATAGAGATATCAGTACCTGGATGTGGTGATGAATATTGTGCCATAGGAGGACCACCAAATTTTGAAGGAGGGAAATTATCCGGTGCAGCCTGGGTACTGGCATTGTTCCTTTTAGATGAGAAGGCACTCATTGGATCAGTATAATAGTCAAACCTTGGAGCAGCATATGATGTATCCCGTGATGGCATAGTTGAAGGAGCTTCAATCAGGGGATTTGAGAGAAAACCGGGCACCACAGAACCTTCCCTGCCACCAGAAACTTCAGCTTGGTCAGCTTGCACACGCATTTGTTTCAGCCTTTTCTTCCTTTGCTCTGAATCCTCCATAACCTGAGAATCCAAAGAGCAATTACAGCCACAAGTCACTATGGATAATACCCACCACAAATCTGTCACAAATGCATGAACTTAAAACTGCGCTCAAACAGCATGAAAATAGCAAAGCAAAACAAATAGCTTCTCAGAGCTCATgcccttttaatttttcatttatttaatttaacaagAAACTTACGAAAAACTGCTAATTTTGTAGATAAATAGTAATATTCTAATTCCCAGATTATTATTTAATGCGCCCTTTACTTATTTCAGAAAATGCCAAAGACAACACCTGACAAAATTTGAACCTTTTCACTCCAAACACTGGATATGAAATAACATGATAGCTTAACAAACACATTCAAGACTACCAGCAAAAACTACAAACTTGAACCTTCCAAACATTCATAGATAGTGCAAATTGCAATAAGAAAAACCAAATTAACAACCAAtcaagattaaaattacaatcAAAGCTTCAATTCAAGTTCAGTAGAACTAAGAAATCACCTTGCCAGAACCTAAAGAACTGGGTCACACTGACTATGAGAAGAGAGAGTCTTAATATCAGGGAAAATCaaagagaggaagagaaaaggaaagagtcCTGCAACCTCAAACTGGATTTTATGGCATGTAAAATCCTATTATGAACATTTAACTCCAAGTatcaaatgattttattattaatagaaaAGAGATCCAACTGATCTCATAGAATACAAGAAGATGTCTtgtaagaacaataaaaaaaaaaggttgaagaGAATTACAGGTATACTTGTTGCCAAACTCTCCTCTTACTCAATATCAGATTTCTCAATTTTGCATAGTTCTATAACCTTTTAAGCCTGTCTCACTCCAGTCTCCAATCTCCAACTTCAAATAATCACATCTAACAATCAACTCCTTAAATCTGCAAATCAACACAACAGATTCATAATGTCATTCTtcagcaaaataaatttattcatgaACTATATTGATTCACACTCACCACTCAAATATCATGTAATCTATGATATAGAGTTTGGTTCTACTGTAATGAATCTTCTCTAACAGCTGGAGACATCAATTTAACAGTTTCCCATGTATCTCCCGCATCAACAACTTAGAATTAGCAGCAATGTGTTTGCTTTTATAAACAATATCTCTACATAATTCATGTCTAGGAGCAGGCCTCATTGATCTTAATTGAAATAGGGGATGTGTTATAACATTACTACTATACAACTCTCTCGCTGGATAGACATGCTTCCACCAGAAATCAGATAGTGCTATTTTCATTAAATCCCAATACTCGGCATCGCGGTATATCCTGAATAGACTACTAACATTAGGAGTCCAAACATAAAAATCCATCCAATCCCTTCCTAGAATCTCCATTAAACCCTGAGTTTGAGGAATATAGAGAATTGGAATTCGAAACCAAGGAAAAGCTTTACTTATGTCCCCATCAAAATATGGACACTTTATCTCCAGTACTCCACAAGAAGGCAACTCATGCACCATACTGTCAATAACGCCATCAGGTGAAGCAGCTAGCCAGCTGTCTTCTGGGTGTGCATCATAGACCTGAAATTCAGGAAAACGCACGGTATTTCCAGTTATCAGTTTGTATCTTTCAAGTGCATCCTCCTCTTTGATATTGCTCCAACAGGTGGCAAGGTTTCCAGAGAAAGGTTCAATAGCACCAATCTTCTCTAACCACAGCTGGACCCTTTGCCGATGCCAAAACCCAATAGCAGCAGCAAAAGTGCTAGCTGTCAATTTGTTTCTCCTAAGTGCTTGCCAGTTTTTAAACCAGTGTTGAAGGCAGCTTGCTTGAAGGACTGAATAAGTTTCAACAGATGTGTATTTTAACATACCACCAAGTGAGCCCAATTTTCTAGAGGGGTTATTTGAAGTTATTGGTCTTAGGTTCTCTAATAACCAGCTCAAAGGCATTAATACTAAAGTTTCTCTTATTACTTAGACATGCAACAAGTGCATCCACATAACAGCTACTTTGGTGCCAGAAACATTGCAACCAAACAAGAGAGAATGAAGAAGCAATTTCACCATTGTTAAAGAAGTGATAAATTGTCACTTGAACTGTATATATAAGCTAGGCACCAACTGAATAGGAAAATGGCATTTAAAAGACAACAGCGTAGGTAATCGTGGCAATGGTGAGTTTTCTATGAACATTGAACATGTATATGGTTTCATTCCATGTAAGCGAAGAACTAGTTGTAGAAAGCTCGATCTTTGAAATTCTAAAAATCAAAACAGCTTTCTACATTACAGTTCAGAGGAATTCTATAGTTTGTGATGGTTGTGGCATTTCATCAAACATAACGACACAAAGATTCACAAACCCACAGAAACAGAACAGACCTAATGTGAAGTTAGAGGTAGAAGAACATGGAAGCCGTGTTgatgagagaaagaaagaggtgCAAGATGGCTTTTACCAAGAGTGACGAAGTTGATGATGGATATGGTATCCTGAAAGAGTCATGGAGTTGATGgacagagagaaagagagagagtgaggaCTGGAGAAACATCCAAGTGTTAACAACAGTCAGATAGATGAAGTGCATGTCTGGATCAGAGTCCAGAACGTGAGTAATTGGAAAAATTCATGTCAGAGTAGGTAATTAACGCAATATTCAACTTCATAGAGATCTAACAGAGTACAAAGTAAGATtctcacaaaataataattaattcaatcataCAGAGTGTAGTCTATATGGGAAACTTGGACCAATAGAAACAATGTGAACTGAATAGGTTTTCAAAAAAGCCATGAACAGAAGTTCAGGCAACTAACATATCTCCTACAACACAGTTTAGTGACTTAAATCCCCAACTGAATTCAAATTAACTTAGGGGCTTAGGGCAAATGATTCAACCCCATTCCCTTAGAAACAATCTTTTCCAATTAAAATGCTTTAAATTCTATCAAATTTTAAGTACATACAACGATGCGAAATTGTTGAACAGAACAAATACTAAGTAACATTGCAATCCAAGGTCAAGTTTCcaatcccttttttttttccttcctaacCTAAAGTCACATacaaactcaaaaaaaaataacactgcGTGGTGGCGAAAATTTTGAtgtaacaaacaaacaaacgtCAAAAAGGAAACTCACAGTGATTCTGTCTTCAGTCCTCAAGTCCCTTAGCTCAACGCTTCGAAGAAAGCCGAGAATGGAGTTCTGAAGAAACCGGGGAAAGAGTGAGTTTTaggttaaagaaaaataaaaaagagtgtgAGAAAGAAAAACGTACAATAATAGTAACCTCTGAATGGAAAGAGAGTTACAGATTAAAGCATTAACACGGGGCCGTGGAGGATGAGAGCTCGAGACAGAGGAAGGAAGGCTAGGTTCAGAAGCGGGGATGAGAGAATTTTCAGAATTCTTTTGTTGCCCACgttcttttaataaatataaattagtatgttataattaaaatttataataaataaatatttgtagaCAGGATAAAGATTTATAATGaagtatttaaattatgatatatgattatttctaattatttgtattatttataaaatattaaaaatgatttgaatatagagataaaataaaatggattTAAAATGATAGATACTTGAagatcatatataaataaagataagatgATTTTGGTTAGAGGAACATAATATGATGTTTAATATCTTTTGAttagttataacttataaggtaaagtataaattatgaaatgtattttgaaagagaaaaaagagaatattaaaaaaatgtttaactaAGAAAATTTGGAGAGTGAATCTCACTTTATAAATCgtataatttaacttatttatccaaataatttattataggatgtaataatttaaatttaaaatttcttacaatcttaaaaaatgattgatatCCTGAATCATGTTCTATTTTGGCCTTACTATCATGAAACAAAGGATTCAATGGCCTAATATATTCCTTAAACTTTAGGAGAGCAATTAATTATGGAGATGTCTACTTACACAATCTTTCTAGAGTGTTGAAATCTCTCTTAAAGATTCCTATTTCCTCTCGCATGGCCAACCATGTTTAAAAACAATGCAACCATTTCTTCAACTCCTATGTAGTTAGTGGGTTTTAAACCATGATCAACCAATTCAGAGTAAAGCtggttaaaaaatatgtttttccatACGAAACATTTCATAACAACGAATAGAATGATCTTGCAATACTTTTTGCACCCATATATGACATGTTTGTTCACAAGTTCTACATGGCTTTTTGCATAGATGTTTTATTGCATATTCGTCAACAAGCACACCCACATAAGATGCATGCTCCATAAGTTCATCATCTTCATTGTTATTTGATTCAAATTGTTCAAGTAAGTCATTCATTTTGACCTGTATAGAAATTGtattacaaaatacataatatatcaagatacACACGATAAAACATAAGTTCATTATCAAACATAGTATGGTTCGTCACAAGCCAAATAAGAAACATGAGCAAATTTGACAGCAAAACATAATATGAGTTCAACAAAACATGACTCATAGAATCACAAGCAACCATCTAAGCACTACTACATAATAGTAAGTGGTTTTTTAATTGCATCCCTAATACACGCATCTAGTTAGTAACCTTGAATAGTAAAGGGGTTTTAAATGCATCCTTAAGCCAATGCATCCTTTGCTCATCTAAACCTCGCATGGcaatgaacattttttttgctGGCTTGAACAACATCAAGTTGCAACATTGTATATGAAATAcacaatcattttgtaattcaGGTAGTGCCTTAAGCTCATTCATCACTTCTTGAATAGATGCACTTGCCACAACTTCATTGCAGGACTTAGATGCATCTACAATGACATTAACAACATCAACAATTCTTTAAGAGGTAGTTGCCTTCTTCTTGTTTAACTTTTCAGGGTGATtgattctctttctcttttctgtACTCTTTTGGCAACCAATTTCTTGGTTGACAATTCCTTGTGaatcattcaaattaattttcccAAAAGCATCAGTTGCACTAACACTTGTATTTGTTGCATTGACACTTGTATCTTCACTCTCCCTTGAACTTTCCTCTACATCTACACCAATGCCATCAAGACTTGAGCGATACACATCATTCATGTCAACCTCAACACCAGCTGGAAAAATCCTAGATAAGGGTGCCCATTGGAACTCTCTATTAGCAACTACATTCTCAAAAAGTTCAGTCAACTTGTGAGTAAATGAAAGTCCTTTGTTCTTAAATTTTCCATATAAAGGATTTTCCTGCACATTTAGaatttataatgaaataaatatacttTACAAAAATCTTAGACTTATTACAATACACATTTATATAACACATACCAATTGTTTTTTCACCCACCACTCATCACTTGCATCAGCACTACTTTTGGCATTGTCCCATCTTAGACCGATTTCTTTACCAAATAGTCTATACCAAACTTGTCATTCTCTTATGAGATTATCAAACTTATTCTTAaactttattttgtaataactcTTTCCAATCAACTCCTTAAATTTGGATGCAATTCCAGTCCATCAATTCTTGGAAAAACTAGTACCGACTCATACTCCTTTGGACACTTGTTCCAAGCATGCTATAATAAAGCTTTCAATTGATCTAATGTCTCAagaatctttttctttctcagcACTCATAATTTTAGaccaaataaacaatttttgatAATTAGTTTCATGTTTCTTACTTTTCCTCCTCTTAACTATGGTTAGGGACATAAACAAGGTCAATCTTACACTCATATAATGTACAAGGGAACAAGAGAATCATTCCTAACTAGGTACAAGGACTTTAAATGGTCAAAGGAACACCTAAACCGCAACATTATGCAGAGAATTTTACAACTTCACAGCTTTGACATGTTCTGGCATTATATTTGTCAAATATTATACGGGTCTTTAAATATTATGGGACCAAAAGCATTTGAAATATAAAGAGGACCACCAAAGTGTTTAATCTGATTCAATCCAAGTCACTACTAGTTCTAATTTTAatacaatacattttttttagatagGATTCAACATACTTTCCTGGTGTAGTTTAGGACTCCTAATTTTTCCTAAGCTTAGAAGGTGTTAGAAAAGGTTAGAGACTTGGGGAAGGTTGATTTTATGTACCTCTAAGGTGTATAATAATAAGGGGAACACTCTCAAGTCACGGTTCAAACATTACCTAACTCAAATTAATGCAAACATTGTTTATACACAAATTTGTCCAACGCCTTGACAGTTTTGACATGCTTTACGAAAGTATTCATAACATATTCTatgagattttaaaaattatgggaCCAATTAGGTTGGAAAGATATCATCTAAAACTAGATGATTGTAAAATGTCTAGGTCTCCTTCTACCATGTTTGTTTAGATGGATTGAGTAAAGACACAAAAAAAGAGTATTAAAATCTAGCTAACactcaaaattgattttgtgtgGAGTTTAAGAACCTTGAAATAGTACCCGAATAAGGAACATAAGATCAAAATCTAAACCTTAAATTTGTTTGGGTTCCTAGAAGTTATTATATCTCTCATCAAACGTGCCATAtcctttattgttgttgttatctcCCAAAAGTGGAATgatatctataatttttatcGGTAATGCTATGTTCAGTTTGtcctattcaaattaaaaagcaaGTTATTTACATTCTTTCTTCCGTATATCAAATAATGTAATAGGCGGATAAATGGATCCACATATTACCACTTAATAATCTCATATTTAGTTAGTGGTAATACAAAACTTGTTTGGAGAttttgtgaaagaaagaaaaaacagataGAGATGCAAGACCAAACTAGAACAATCTCATATTTTGTATAAAGCTAAAATTGATGCTTGGTAATGGCTCAAAGGTTTAAGTAATGATTATAATTCTTTTGCAAATTAGTGTATACTATCAGATAAAGGGTTGAACACTTGTcaaaacacaaaacataaacaatatatatttgtcAAAAGAAACTCACATTGTAATAGTTTTtatatcatcttttttttcttaacttcaACAATCTCCTTCAATAAACTCATTCATCAGCCTCTGCACCAAGTTTTTGAAAGTTATGCATTAAAATGAGacacaaattataaaaacacaagaaaataaaattgaaagtaGCAAAGACCTACCAGAGAGACAAAAGAGGATGACATTCTTTTGTGAGATAAATGAACATAGGCAAATTAAATAGAGTCTAAGCAAATGGTAGTTGATAACCCATTAATTACAGCAAAAATAATCTAGTTTGATTCAAATCACCTGGAACAAAATAGCGAAGTCCTTTTTCTCTCCcaaatgtaaagaaaaaaaggttGCACTAGTTAAGATGTGATTGCAATCCATAttacaaaagaaattatcaaCATTAAATACAACAAGTTTGCCCAACACTATTCAAAACAAAAGCAACTAAATTAGAAAATTGAATGTCCATCAGATAAACAGGTGTACAATGACGGCAAAACATAAACACATAACATCAAATGCCCATAAACATTAATTGGTGGGTGGATAGTTTAATTTGAAGAAAATCAAAGACCTAGATGTAAAACTTGTTGGGTGATAGAGATTAGATTTGGGTGaagggaaaataaaagaaatcaaagacccataagcaaaaatcaattttacatgtACGTGGAAGCTACCCCGATCCTACTTTGCTTCAAAATCGATTATGGTGAAGTGAATCGCTCTAGCAAAGAAGTCAAACATCACGGTCAATTGAATTTTCAATGTTTGACCACAAAAGTAATTCCAAACACACATTTAATTTGACCTATAATTAACAATTGATTGAATTCAAggacacattaaaaaaaaactacttcaAATTGCATTTACTACTTTGTGTGAGGATCCATTTaagttagaagaaaaaattaaaaaaaataccaattaaTGTAGTACTTTTTAACaagataattgataaaaaaaaatttaacatttacCTTTTCTTTTATGTATTAACATCTCTCTTTCAACATGCATTTCCTATTATTTTactcaataaaaaaagtgttataaTAAGAATAACTCTGattgaaataaatttgatttaatatagGATCATCTACATTTTCTCATGAAATCTTATGCTAAATTATGTGTTATTTTAagcataataaaattttaattttattttgaatagacCATAAATACACTCTCAtgtaaattaaactaaaaataattttgttagttgatctattattaattaattaaaaatcatcataaatatagtttttaatagggttatataacaattaatttttttagaatattaggTAGACATGATTGGCTATACAAACTTACATTATTTATCgtcttactattattttttatattaactaaTTCAAGTTATATCTAACtatatgaagtaaaaaaaaaaaaaaactcttaatatCGACTTCTCGCAAAGTTTATCTGTAAGGTCAAATAAGAAAGTTCTTCATCAAAAACCTaacaaacatctgaaagaatttgaaggaaaataatcGGTCAAATaccaattgaaaataataaggtTCAAGTGACGTAAATAAAAAACGTTACTTCATTTCAaactttaaaatgaaataaaatacttcTCTAGTCTCTAGATACAAAAAATTTAAGCATACATCACTTCGTTTCAATTTTCctaactaaaactaattttataaaatcaaagaCATTTCAGGCGCTGGGGTACGTAAAAAACAGTAATGAAATTTCCATAACGACACACACAATTGCCTTCTTAGAATGGAGTGGGTAATTTGCACCACAATCAGAAACTTAAGAACAGGGTTCTAGACGAGATATGAGATACATAttgtcaaataatttattacatatataCCATCTGAAAAACAATAGCAAGCTCCAAATAATTTATAGCTTGGGGGGAGCaagtcagaatttttttttattgatctcAAAGCTATAGATAAAAGAGCTTGAGGTCATCATTTTAGCAGAAGAGTCCAAAGGGCCAGCTAGCTAGAGAACTTAGAATGCTTTAAGTGCCCTTACGAAATGGGTTAGCATGAATCAACCGATCGATATACAATTGCAACAACCAAAGTCCAAAGGGCTTCATGCCATCATCAAATAGGAGTATATGATATGACCAACGAGGGTCAGGTTAATTGAATAAATTTCTGCAACCAAAAGCCCCAGCCACGGGCAGAATACTCCTTATGTTACTGCCCCACCCATTTTTATTGCATCTGCTGGTGACTTCAGTAGCTTCTTTAACGATTCAACTATGCTACCAAAAGATGGACGATCAGCAGGGTTACTGCAGAAAAAAATTAGCAAGTgttagaaagaaataaaatggtaCAAAATGGATGCAGTTAACAAGGCAATAAAACACcaattataatcattttttccCTAAAAGTAGAAGTTCTTTACATAGAAGGTGGAATTTGGTAAGAGTAAAGACACATCAGAAGATCTTAAACTCTTAATGAGTTGCAACGAAGCATAACAGACTGGAAGTTAGCCCGCTTCTTTAATTTTTGGCTTCAATTATACTATCCAATAATCAACAATTCCAAAATGGAATTCGGTCAATCAACtacttaaatataaaacacaTGAAAGCCTAAC is a window from the Glycine max cultivar Williams 82 chromosome 2, Glycine_max_v4.0, whole genome shotgun sequence genome containing:
- the LOC100775211 gene encoding protein SICKLE, which gives rise to MEDSEQRKKRLKQMRVQADQAEVSGGREGSVVPGFLSNPLIEAPSTMPSRDTSYAAPRFDYYTDPMSAFSSKRNNASTQAAPDNFPPSKFGGPPMAQYSSPHPESKNPQMTPHPIQASPAAYRNPVWSGPGGPAHYNFPLHPSSGGTYPSPRFEPSGGPLYNTAQGIAHQPSYSPNPPYPGYVNSPRPSYSPNPSPGYSNCPMPSYSPNPSPGYRNSPSPGQGRGRGFWRNTGSPVSGWGSGQGPNFHGHRSNENTVHGPDRFYKRSMVEDPWEHLEPIIWKANDGYLNTSRVPLNSQPWISKASSTKGEGSSAASVKSSSEPSLAEYLASAFNEAANDAENV
- the LOC102665321 gene encoding uncharacterized protein, producing MSRLFGKEIGLRWDNAKSSADASDEWWVKKQLENPLYGKFKNKGLSFTHKLTELFENVVANREFQWAPLSRIFPAGVEVDMNDVYRSSLDGIGVDVEESSRESEDTSVNATNTSVSATDAFGKINLNDSQGIVNQEIGCQKSTEKRKRINHPEKLNKKKATTS